The Streptococcus respiraculi sequence GTCTTGCAACAGGCTGATCGAATCGGTGGAATTGTAGGAGCAGTCAGTGCCAATTTAACCTTTGATATAGAGTATCAGACGGCTCTTGAAATTGCGCTTGGTGGAGCGAGTCAGCATGTGATTGTCGAAGATGAGGCAACAGCCAAGTCCGCCATTGCTTTCTTGAAACAACATCGGCAAGGTCGGGCTACCTTTTTGCCGTTGACCACGATTAAACCGCGCCATTTAGCAAGTCATCTCTTGAGCCAATTGCAATCTGCGACAGGATTTTTAGGCTTAGCAAGTGATTTGGTTAGCTTTGATGTTCGGTTAGAACCTATTTTCCAAAATTTACTGGGAACGATAGCCATTTTTGATACGATAGAGCATGCCAATCAGGCTGCGCGGGCGACCAAATTCCAAGTGCGTCTGGTAACCTTAGACGGTACCGAAATTCGCCCTGGTGGAGCTTTTGCAGGAGGAAGCAATCGTACCAATAATACCACTTTTGTTAAGCCAGAATTAGACCTGCTAGCAGAAGAAATAGCAGTTTTAAGCAAGGAATTGCAGGAGCAAGAACAGCTAGTAGCTGGGAAAAAAGAAGAAGCAGAAGCCATTCGTCAATCTCTGGAAGAAACAAAAGAATTTGGTGAGGAGGCGCGCCTTGTTGAGCAACGGATTCGCTTCTCTTATGAACAGCTAGCCGATAAGCTTGGGGAATTACAGACCTTGTACGATGTGCAAGTAGGACAGGCAGGTCAAAGCATCTTATCTGACTTGCAGGATTTGGCAAGTAATTACCAGACACAGCTTGCTGATTTTAGTGAGAAAAAGGCTAAGTTGACAGAGCAGATTGAGGAGATGAAGACCAATCGCTATGCCATTCAAGAGCAGGTGCAGACCTTGCAAGAAAGTCTATCAAGCCTGAAAGTCACTCAGAGCGAGCGGATCAGTGAAGTACGCTTTGAGCAGACAGACATCACGCGCCTGCAAGAAGAAGAAGCAAGTGTTGTGCATGAAATGGAGCTTTTGCAGGCTGTCATTGATCAGAAAGTAGAAGCGCAGGATGATACGAGCTTAGAGATGTTAGAAGAGCAATTGCTGGCAGCTAAAAGCAAGCAGACCGAGACCAATCAGCTTCTCATCCGCCTCAAGTTAGAACTTGAAGATATTGAGGGGCAATTCGAAGATATTCAGTCACGGTTAGAGCAAATGCGCTTGAAAAATGACGAGTTGATTCGCAAGCAAGCCAAGCTCGAGGCAGATTATGAGCAAGAAGCTGGTCGGCTCAAGACCTTGCTGGCTAATTTGACAGAGCATTATAAAATGAGTTTTGAAGAAGCGCAGACAAAGGCTGAAGTCCTAGAAGATTTGACTCGTGCAGAGCAGACCCTCAAAGACTTAGAACGTGCCATTCGTGCGTTGGGGCCTGTCAACTTAGAAGCGATTGCCCAGTACGAAGAAGTGTATCAGCGCTTGACCTTCTTAAATGAACAGCGTGAGGATATCTTATCAGCCCGTAATCTCTTGCTCGATACCATTCATGAAATGGATGACGAGGTCAAGGAACGCTTTAAACAGACCTTTGAAGCCATTCGCGAGAGCTTTAAGCGGACTTTTAAGCAAATGTTTGGTGGCGGGTCAGCAGATTTAATTTTGACTAGTCCAGATATTTTGACTGCAGGCGTAGAGATTTCCGTTCAGCCGCCGGGTAAGAAAATCCAGTCTCTGAATTTGATGTCTGGTGGTGAAAAAGCCTTGTCAGCCCTTGCTCTTCTCTTTTCAATTATCCGCGTGAAGACCATTCCGTTTGTTATTTTGGATGAGGTGGAAGCCGCGCTTGATGAGGCCAATGTCAAACGTTTTGGGGATTATCTCAATCGATTTGATAAGTCCAGCCAATTTATTGTCGTTACCCACCGTAAGGGGACAATGGCAGCAGCAGATGCCATGTATGGGGTGACCATGCAAGAGTCAGGCGTATCAAAGATTGTCTCTGTTAAGTTGAAAGATATAGAAAGTGTGTAGGTGGATAGATGATAAAGAAGATAATTGCCACCGAAATCGGAATAAGGAAATTGATACAATAGAATACAAAGAAAGCCTTGGAAATAGCAGTTTCCAAGGCTTTTTAGCTACCTATAGTAAAAGAGAAAAGTTGTAAGAGTAGATGTTTTTTATTGAGACACCCTTGATTGGTATATCGTTAAAAGGTAGAGAATGATTCCCCTTATTCTTTGTTGACTAGTTTATCAAAATGGCTAGTGTAGTGTAATTTTAATTTATCCTCTCCTAAAATATCAAGTACTTGTATAGCCTGTTTCATTTTTTCAGTTCCACTAGTTGATTGGCAACGTTTAAATTCAAAGTAACCAATTGCATAGAGAAAAACTGTCTGTTCATAAAAGTTTAATTCGTTATCTAACAATACTTTTATCTCATCAATTAAATAGAAGCAGTTAGTAAATTCTTCCATATCTATGCTAAGGATTAAACAATTGATAGCAAGCTGAGTGACAGCTCGTTTATTAGTTTTATTCAATGAAGGGTATATGTAATTGTTTAACATTTCTTTCGTCAATAGAAAGTAGGAGTTATAGTTAATTGTTCGTACACAGTTACCTAATAAAATGATTTCATAGTATCCCCATTTTTCAACTTTAAAGAGATAATCTGTTAACTGAAGCAATTCATCATCTGATGGAATGATGCTTGAATCCATTGTGTGTAAAATGGATTTTACCATTGTTTTTTCAAAAGAATCTAAAGTGTAATTTGAGGAATCAGAAAGTAGAGATTGTATATTATTGATGTTTTGTGATGAATATTGCTTACGAATATACTGAACCAAATTAACGAATGACTCGGTTTTGGTATAGTCCTGATCATGTAAAATAAGAAATTCATCTAACGTAATGTGTAATTTGTCTAAAATATTGATCAGTCGTATACATGATATTTCTGATTCTCCACGCTCAAATCGGGATATTTGCGATTTTGAAAGATGCTCATCAGCTACAGAACATAGACTGATTTGTTTGCCTTTACGAACTTTTCTAAGTGTGATGCCAAGTTTTGATTTCATGATTTTTCCCATTTTCCCAACAAAAAGATGACTTAGTTTTATTTATTGTACAATAAATAAAACTTGAAAGGAAGTCTAAATATGAAGAAAGTTCGAAAGTTCTAAAATGAAGTGACTTACTAGAATATAGAAAAAGAAAAAGAATTATTCTAGAAGTATTTGACATAATAGCTAATATGGAAACTCTTTTCAGTGAATTGAATAATTTTTTTAGTACGGAGGAAGTATTATGAAGATAATGATTATTTCTGGTGGAAACAGTGACGAAAATAAAATTTCAATGCTTTCAGGTCAGAGTATATGTAAAGCTTTAAAAAGATTAGGACATGAAGTAGTAATTCAACAAATCCCTTCCTTAGTAACTAATAGTGATATAGGGTCTTTTCTTATATCTAACATTGAACAATATAAGAAAGTAGATATTGTATTCATAGCGTTACATGGTGGAGTTGGTGAAAATGGACAATTACAAAGTATCTTAGATGCTTTTGGGATAAGATACACTGGTTCAGGTTATATAGGTAGCGTGTTAGCTATGGATAAACATATAACAAAAGCTCTATTGAATTACCATGGAATTAAAACTCCTAATGGGATATTACTATCTAAAGAAGAGTTAGAAAGTTTCAGTGTTACGGAACATAATTTGGAATGTCCTTTAATCATAAAACCTAATAATAATGGTTCTAGTTTTGGTGTTGAAATTTTTAATTCAATTGATGAATTCTACGATATTAAAGAGAATGTGACAAAATTTGGACAGAGTTTTCTAATAGAAGAAAAGATAGAGGGGCGTGAATTTTCTGTAGGTATTGTAGGTGATATGACTTTACCACCTATTGAAATTATTGTTGAAGATGGTTTTTATGATTTTGAACATAAATATAATGGTAGCACTAAGGAAGTTGTACCTGCCCTTATTTCAAAAGAATTAGAAACAAAAATTAAAGAGATTTCAAAAAAAGTTCATAAAATATTACGTTTAGATGCATATTCCAGAATAGATTGTATAGTTGATAAAAATAATGATATATATGTTATTGAAGCTAATTCCTTACCGGGTATGACAGAGTATAGTTTACTACCTCAGGAAGCAGCAGCTGTTGGAATTTCTTACGAAAAATTATGCGAGCAGATAATTCTTGAATCTATAAAAAAATATAAACTTTGAGGTGTTCAGCCATCAATGGGATTACTGAATTTAAGAATATGATATACAAATGAATAATTAGGCAAAACGATTGTAATTAGGATTGTTTCAAAAATTAATAATTAAAAATATTTATAGGTTAAAGAGGAAATTTTAATATGAAAGGACGCCATAACTTATTATTTATTGTTGCAAGTAAATGTATATCTAAGATTGGAGATATCATGTTTGATTTTGCCAATAATACCTTTCTTGCTGGTCTTAATCCAACATCTCTATCAATGGTTGCAATTTATCAATCATTAGAAAGTATGATAGGTGTTCTATTTAATTTATTTGGTGGAGTTATTGCAGATAGTTTCAAGCGGAAAAAAATTATTATTACTACAAATATCTTATGTGGTATTGCTTGCATAACTCTTTCATTCATATCTCAAGAACAGTGGCTGGTTTATGCCATTGTATTAACGAATATCATCTTGGCATTTATGAGTGCCTTTTCTGGACCATCCTATAAGGCTTTTACTAAGGAAATTGTAAAGAAAGATCATATTGCCCAATTAAATTCACTACTTGAAACAACAAGTACTATAATTAAAGTAACAATACCTATGGTAGCAATTTTCTTATATAATATACTAGGCATACATGGTGTATTATTATTGGACGGATTATCATTTCTAATTGCTGCGTTACTGATTTTCTTTATTGTACCTGTTAATGAAGAAATAGTCACAAAGGAGAAAGTGACAATAAGTGGGGTCTTTAATGACTTAAAAGTAGGCTTCAAGTATGTTTATAGCCATAAGTCAATCTTTATTATTATAGTTCTTTCTGCCCTCGTTAATTTTTTTCTAGCAGCTTATAATTTATTGTTGCCTTATAGCAATCAAATGTTTGGAGAAATTTCATCTGGACTTTATGGAACATTTCTAACAGCGGAAGCAATCGGTGGATTTATTGGAGCGATATTAAGTGGTTTTGTGAATAAAGAGTTATCAAGTAAGAGATTAATGTTATTTTTATCGTTATCAGGGCTAATGTTAATGCTTGCTACACCATTCTATATTATGTTTCGTAATGTAATTATTTTAGCTTTTTCTCCAGCATTATTTAGTTTATTTCTCTCTATCTTTAACATCCAGTTTTTCTCTATTGTCCAGAGAGATGTTGATAGTGAGTTTTTAGGAAGAGTATTTGGTATTATCTTTACAGTAGCTATTCTTTTTATGCCCGTCGGGACTGGCTTTTTCTCAGTGGTATTAAATCCTAGCAATACCTTTAATCTTTTTATTATTGGTGTGTGTATTACTATGTTATCATTAGTAGTTGGAATATTATTTAAAAAGTATAATGTAAATTAACGCTTTAGATTTCTTTCTAGAGTAGGCAGATATTTTTAAGCAACTAGCTATTATAGGCGTCCATAATCCATAACAAGTTATTTATACGCCTGCCCTATTTCTTTAGGTAACGCCATAACTGGAGGCTTCCCTTATGATCAAACAACCGATTGTCCATTTAGAACCGCTACTAGCCTTACGAAAATTCCAGAAAAAATGAGGATGAGGTAAAGGACTCACTCATGAAAAAGGGAACTTGTAATCAAGAGTTATGGCGAATCAGTGTTGAAAAGGTGGATATAAAAGAGTGCAATAACCTTCAAAAATGGAGTTCAGACTGTTTTATAAAAAGGAAGGGTGTGTCAAAAGGATACGCCTTTTTTGTTTATCTGTGATATAATAAAAGAAGATATTTTGGGATACTTTGCATACCCTTCTGGGATTTCGCGTCCTCTTGAAAGGAAAAGATTTGAAAAGATGTTCTCGATTTCACGATACAAGGAGGTCTACATATAGATGATAAAGAAAATAATTGCAACCGATATGGATGGGACATTCCTCAGAGAAGACCATCAGTTCAACCGAGAACGTTTTTGCAAGATTTTGAATCAATTTCATGAAAAAGGTTATCTATTTGCGGCAGCAAGTGGGCGGTCGTTACTGAGTTTACAAGATGTCTTTCAAGGCTTTGAAGACGAGATGGCTTTTATCGCTGAAAATGGCTCCTTTGTATCCTATAAGGGAGAGGTTATTTTTGAAGATCAGCCGATTGCTCCTGAGGTCTATATGGATATTGTTCGCAAGGTAGAAGAAGGTCCATACGGTAGCAGTAGCTTTGTTGTCTTGTCAGGACGTAATGGTGCCTATTTATTAACGAGCGCAGAGCAATCCTATATTGATATGATTTCGCAGTTTTATTTGAATACCTACTTGGTGTCGGACTTTTCTGAAGTGACAGAAGATATTGTCAAAGTCATTGCAACTTTTCCAGATGGGAAGTTAGAAGCTGGTCAGGAGTGGTTGAATGAGCAATTTGATAGTGTGACTGCTGTGACAACCGGATTTGAATCAGTAGATATCATCTTATCAGACAGCCATAAGGCAGTAGGTTTGTATCATTTGTGCGAGCATTTTGGCGTGGATGTTGAGAATGTTGTCGCCTTTGGCGACAATCAAAATGACTTGGAAATGCTTGATTTTGCAGGAACTGCTCTTGCGACAAGCAATGCCAAGCCAGAAGTTAAAGCAGTAGCAGATGCAGTCATCGGTCACTGTAATGATGAAGCGGTTTTGGCGTATATGGAGGAAATGCTAAATGAGTATTAAATTGATTGCCCTTGACTTGGACGGGACTTTGCTGACATCTGACAAGCGGATTTCAGCAGAAAATAAAAAAGCACTTCAAGCAGCGCGCGATAAGGGAGTTTATGTCGTTTTGACGACAGGACGTCCCTTAAAAGCAATTGAACAGTTCCTAGAGGAGTTGGACTTGCTTGGAGAAGGTCAGTATTCTATTACCTTTAATGGTGGACTCGTCCAAGAAAACACTGGTCGTATCTTAGAACAAACAGGCTTTTCCGTAGACGATGTTCGGGCGATTCGTGAGGTGACCAATCAACTTGAATTGCCGCTTGATGCGATTCATGAGGGAGACGTCTATTCCTTAGATGCCGCTCATGAATCGCTATATTCAAGCTGCAATCCGCTGTTACACATTATTCCAACGACAGATGCTAGTCTACCAGAGGGATTGACTTACAATAAAGCCGTGACCGCGATTGATGCTAGCTTTTTGGATCAACAGATTGCTAAATTGCCGGCAGCTTTATATGATCGATTTGAGATTTTTAAATCGCGGGATATTCTCTTAGAATGGAGCCCTAAGGGCGTTCATAAAGCTAATGGGCTTGCCAAATTGATTCAGCACTTGGGAATTGATCAGTCGGAAGTCATGGCCTGTGGTGATGAAGAAAATGATTTGAGCATGGTTAAATGGGCTGGTCTAGGTGTTGCGATGGCAAATGCAAGTTCAACATTAAAAGAAGTTGCCAAGGTGGTCTTGCCATTGACCAATGATGAGCATGGAATCGCTTGGGCGATTGAACAATACGTAGTAAGTGAGGAATAGGATGGGGCTATTTGATCGATTATTTGGACGCAAAGACAAAGAAGAAGTGCCTGTTCTGGACGAAAGTCATGCAGAGCAGGTGGTGGAAGACCAGGTTGAGCTAGAAGAAGAAGTTTCCGTTCTGACAGAGGAGCGCCTTCAAGCACATGAAGAAAGCGGAGATGTAGCTGAAAAGGCAGCAGAGGACATCACTGAAGAGACTGTAACGATAGAAGGCTTTTCTACTGAGGCTGCTGAAGAAGCGGTAGTTGTAGAAGAGGATTCTACTGAAGTTGCTGAAGTAGAATTGGATGCGAAGAAACAGCAAACCTTGGACTTCATGGCGGACTACTATGCAGTCAAGGAAGCGGCTGCCGCGCGTGTAAAAGAATCAAAAGAAAACGGAGAAGCTCCTCAGACCAAACAGGGGCCAGCAGAAGAAGAGCCAGCACCACAGCCAGTAGCTGAGAGCGAGGAAGCAAAATATCAGCGTACTTTGAAAAAAACGCGGACTGGTTTTGGTGCCAAGCTCAATGAATTCTTTGCTAATTTCCGCTCGGTAGATGAGGACTTCTTTGAAGAATTAGAAGAGTTGCTGATTACGAGTGACGTAGGTGTACAAGTGGCTTCTAACTTGACCGAAGAGCTGCGCTACGAAGCTCGCCTAGAAAATGCGAAAAAGCCAGAAGCTTTGCGCCGTTTGATTATTGAAAAGCTAGTTGAGATTTACGAAAAAGACGGTCGATTCAGCGAGCAAATAGCCTTTCAAGATGATTTGACAGTCATGCTCTTTGTCGGGGTTAATGGTGTCGGGAAAACAACTTCTATCGGGAAACTAGCCTATCGTTACAAACAGGCAGGCAAGAAAGTGATGTTAGTTGCAGCAGACACTTTCCGTGCGGGTGCAGTAGCTCAGTTGGTGGAGTGGGGACGTCGAGTGGGCGTACCTGTTGTGACAGGACCTGAGAAATCAGACCCAGCTAGCGTCGTCTTTGACGGTATGGAAAGAGCGATGGCAGAGCAGGTAGATATCCTCATGATTGATACAGCAGGTCGTTTGCAAAATAAGGATAACCTCATGGCAGAGTTAGAAAAGATTGGCCGGATCATCAAGCGTAGTCTTCCTAATGCACCGCATGAGACCCTGTTAGCCCTCGATGCTTCAACTGGTCAAAATGCTCTTGTTCAAGCCAAGGAATTTTCAAAAATCACCCCACTGACAGGTTTAGTCTTGACCAAATTGGACGGGACCGCACGTGGTGGAGTTGTGCTTGCCATTCGCCAAGAATTGGATATTCCGGTGAAGCTCATCGGATTTGGGGAAAAGATTGACGACATCGGTGAATTTAATTCCGAATCCTTTATGCGAGGTTTGTTAGAAGGTTTAGTATAGTCATTTCATTTTTATCTATCTTAACTCGTATTGCTGAGTAGGCAATTCAAATGAAAAGATTACACAAGAAAAATCCAATCAATTGATTGGATTTTTCGGCTCTATAATATCTGTAGTGGGTACGCCCGCCGCAGAGATTATGGAGCCTTTTAGAGTGTAGAAAAAAAGTCCCATATGACCTATAATGAAAAGCGACAAAACTATCATTTTAGAAAGACTCATATGGAACAACTAAATCTTATCACAAATTTTCTCAGAATGAAAGACAAAAATATCACTATCACTAATGAATCCGACATGGGAACTCACTTAGAACTCTACGGTCACTTGGATTATACAGCCCCTAAATGCCCTTCCTGCAAGGGACAAATGGCTAAGTACGATTTCCAGAAAGCCTCTAAAATCCCCTACTTAGAAACTGCTGGCTACCCGCTACTTATCCGCCTTCGAAAGCGTCGTTTCAAGTGCAAGGAATGTGGGAAAATGGCGGTCGCTGAATCTCCTCTTGTTAAGAAGAACCATCAAATATCTGTCGCTGTCAACCAGAAAATCGCACAATTACTCATCGAAAATCAAGCAATGACACATATCGCACACAGACTCTCCATTTCAGCTTCATCTGTAAGTCGAAAGCTAAATGAGTTTAAGTTTGAAACGGAGTGGGGTAAGCTCCCAGAAGTCATGTCCTGGGATGAGTATGCCTTCAAGAAAGGGAAAATGAGCTTTATTGTTCAAGATTTTGACACAAATAACATCATCGCTATCCTTGATGGGCGGACGCAGGCGGTCATCCGAAATCACTTTCTGAGATACCCTAGACAGGTTAGAAACCGCGTCAAAGTCATTACCATGGATATGTTTAGCCCCTACTACAAATTGGCCAGACCCTTCGCTCTCCAATTTCTAAGCTCAGGCTGAAACAGTCTATTCCCAGACTGTTTCACTCCCACATGCCAAAATCGTACTTGATCGTTTCCACATTGTGCAACATCTCAGCCGTGCTATGAATCGTGTCCGCATACAAATCATGAATCAATTCGATAGAAAATCTCTTGAGTATCGAGCCTTGAAACGCTACTGGAAATTGATACAACAGGATAGCCGTAAACTCAGTTATAAGCGGTTCTATCGCCCGACTTTTCGCATGCACTTAACCAACCAGGAGATTGTCGCTAAACTGCTCGGCTATTCTCAAGAACTGAGAGAACACTACGAGCTCTATCAACTACTGCTTTTTCACTTCCAGGAGAAGCAAGCTGACCAGTTTTTTGGACTTATCCAAGACGCTCGGCAGACTGTCGACCCGATTTTCCAGACCGTATTTAATACCTTTTTGAAGGACAAGGAGAAGATTCTCAACGCCATGGAATTGCCTTACTCAAATGCCAAACTTGAGGCGACGAATAATCTCATCAAAGTCATCAAACGCAATGCCTTTGGATTTCGGAACTTTGAAAACTTCAAAAAGCGGATTTTGATTGCCATCAACATCAAAAAAGAGAAGACCAAGCTGATCCTCTCTAGATGTTAGCTGACATCTACCCACTACAGTTGACAAAGAGCCGATTTTTCTTGTGTAATGGATTGAGAAAGGGATAGGACAAGGCAAGGAGTTGCAGATAGAACTGGCGTCCATCAAAGTGACCTAACGATGCCTTAATCTTTATTCAATTGTATATTATGTTACAACAAACCTCGTTCGCGATACCAGACATCTGGTGTCCACACCCATTTACTGCCGTAGCTTTCTAATAGATCAAATGCGGCTTGGGGTCCCATGCTTCCTGCTGGGTAGTAGTGGAGTGGTACTTGGTTGTCCTGCCAGATACGAACCACCTGGTCGATAAATTGCCAGCTGGCCTTGACTTCTTCCCAATGGCTAAAGTTGGTTGAATCTCCGTGTAAAACATCAAAGAAGAGTTTTTCGTAGGCTTCTGGTGAATTGCCAAGAGCAGTCGCATTGTGGCGGAAGTTGAGCTTAGCAGGTGTGAGTGCAAAGTGGGAACCGACTTCTTTTCCGTTGATGGTGAGGGAGAATCCTTCGGTTGGCTGAATGTAAATAGTCAAGATATTCTTTTCGGCGTGCTGCCCAAAGATATCCTGCGCATGCTTAAAGACAATGGTAATCCGAGTTCCTTTTTCCGTCAAGCGTTTACCGGTACGGAAGAAGAATGGTACATCACGAAAGGCATCAGTGTCGACGAAGAAGACTCCACTCGCAAAGGTTTCTGTCTGAGAATTTTCTGCGATATTTGGCTCTTCCAGATAGCCAACATAGTCGTTTCCGTCAATGTGTCCTGCAGTGTATTGTCCTCTGATGAAATTGCGTTTGATTTCTTCTTCTGTCTGCTGTTTCAGATGTTGGAAGACCTTGATTTTCTCTGCTCGTACGTCTGCTTCGTTGAAACTTCTCGGCTTATCCATAGCAAGAAGTGAGAGAACCTGTAGGGCATGATTTTGAATCATGTCTTTTAAGGCACCCGAATGGTCGTAGTACCCCCCACGGTCTTCAACGCCGATCGATTCTGCGAAGTTGATTTGGACAGATTCGATATAATCACGATTCCAAATATGTTCAAAAATAATATTGGCAAACCGCACGGCAAAGATATTTTGCACCATTTCTTTACCAAGGTAATGGTCGATGCGGTAAATCTGCTCTTCTTCAAAGGTTTCTGACAATTCCTGATTGAGCTTTTCGGCTGTCTTTAAGCTTGTTCCGAATGGTTTTTCGATGATGAGGCGCTCAAAGCCTTTTCCATCAACAATTTGTTCGGATTTCAAGTGTTTGGCAATGGTTCCGAAAAATTCAGGCGCCATTGATAGGAAGAAAACCTTGTTATGCCTAGTTTCGTATTTTACTCCTAATTCTTCCTGCAATTGTTTCAGAGCAATGTAATGTTCGGTATCGTTGACATCGTGGCTCTGGTAGTAAAAATGGCTGGCAAATTCATGCGCCTGACGCGTATTGTCTGGTAAATCTCCGAGCGATTCAATCACGACTTGTTCAAAATATTCCTTGGTCCAAGGGCGACGCGCTGTACCAATCACAGCAAAGTGTTGACCGATATGCCCAGCCTTATACAATCGAAAAAGTGAGGGATAAAGTTTGCGCTTGGCAAGATCCCCGCTCGCTCCAAAAATAGTAAATAATACGTGTGATGACATAGATAAGTTCCAATCTGTAGAATTTAATAGTAGTATATCATAAATTGTCAGAAAATTCACCTCCTACTCGTCAAAAATCGATTGTGCAAGGTTGGAAATAGAACGAGAAAGGCTCGTCTCCACTGAACCACTAGTTTGGACTGATGTTAGCTAAGGATTATTATATAATCCTTATTTCCCACCTTCAACAGTCCCTCGGACTGATGTTAGCTGAGGATTATTTCATAATCCCTATTTC is a genomic window containing:
- a CDS encoding helix-turn-helix domain-containing protein, translated to MKSKLGITLRKVRKGKQISLCSVADEHLSKSQISRFERGESEISCIRLINILDKLHITLDEFLILHDQDYTKTESFVNLVQYIRKQYSSQNINNIQSLLSDSSNYTLDSFEKTMVKSILHTMDSSIIPSDDELLQLTDYLFKVEKWGYYEIILLGNCVRTINYNSYFLLTKEMLNNYIYPSLNKTNKRAVTQLAINCLILSIDMEEFTNCFYLIDEIKVLLDNELNFYEQTVFLYAIGYFEFKRCQSTSGTEKMKQAIQVLDILGEDKLKLHYTSHFDKLVNKE
- the smc gene encoding chromosome segregation protein SMC, with protein sequence MYLKSIEMQGFKSFADKTKVIFDRGVTAVVGPNGSGKSNITESLRWALGESSAKSLRGGKMPDVIFAGTESRKALNYASVIVTLDNSTGFIAGRQKEIKVERHIYRSGDSEYLIDGQKVRLRDIHDLFMDTGLGRDSFSIISQGRVEAIFNSKPEERRAIFEEAAGVLKYKTRKKETESKLSQAQDNLDRLEDIIYELDNQVKPLEKQAQVAQKYLILDEERKDLYLNVLVAQITRGHKSIQQKEAGLNQVKADLAQYYEQRDQFELKNQALKQQRQQLNIKLEHEQAVLLDVTKLISDLERKIEVHQLESSQNETSRQEAQARLLDLDEKRAKTSELLVEKTAHLTQLQEELEKMKIAIAEKEVELGYFSEDPDQVLDHLREQYVKLLQDEAEVSNSLAKVEQDIANQHRLTESQSEELARLQSEIKTSQAELAQLEKNLTEAEAHLQHLLEDYQDKQKVLVALDKDYQASQSKMFDLLDQLKTKKARQSSLEAILQNHSNFYAGVKAVLQQADRIGGIVGAVSANLTFDIEYQTALEIALGGASQHVIVEDEATAKSAIAFLKQHRQGRATFLPLTTIKPRHLASHLLSQLQSATGFLGLASDLVSFDVRLEPIFQNLLGTIAIFDTIEHANQAARATKFQVRLVTLDGTEIRPGGAFAGGSNRTNNTTFVKPELDLLAEEIAVLSKELQEQEQLVAGKKEEAEAIRQSLEETKEFGEEARLVEQRIRFSYEQLADKLGELQTLYDVQVGQAGQSILSDLQDLASNYQTQLADFSEKKAKLTEQIEEMKTNRYAIQEQVQTLQESLSSLKVTQSERISEVRFEQTDITRLQEEEASVVHEMELLQAVIDQKVEAQDDTSLEMLEEQLLAAKSKQTETNQLLIRLKLELEDIEGQFEDIQSRLEQMRLKNDELIRKQAKLEADYEQEAGRLKTLLANLTEHYKMSFEEAQTKAEVLEDLTRAEQTLKDLERAIRALGPVNLEAIAQYEEVYQRLTFLNEQREDILSARNLLLDTIHEMDDEVKERFKQTFEAIRESFKRTFKQMFGGGSADLILTSPDILTAGVEISVQPPGKKIQSLNLMSGGEKALSALALLFSIIRVKTIPFVILDEVEAALDEANVKRFGDYLNRFDKSSQFIVVTHRKGTMAAADAMYGVTMQESGVSKIVSVKLKDIESV
- the ftsY gene encoding signal recognition particle-docking protein FtsY; translated protein: MGLFDRLFGRKDKEEVPVLDESHAEQVVEDQVELEEEVSVLTEERLQAHEESGDVAEKAAEDITEETVTIEGFSTEAAEEAVVVEEDSTEVAEVELDAKKQQTLDFMADYYAVKEAAAARVKESKENGEAPQTKQGPAEEEPAPQPVAESEEAKYQRTLKKTRTGFGAKLNEFFANFRSVDEDFFEELEELLITSDVGVQVASNLTEELRYEARLENAKKPEALRRLIIEKLVEIYEKDGRFSEQIAFQDDLTVMLFVGVNGVGKTTSIGKLAYRYKQAGKKVMLVAADTFRAGAVAQLVEWGRRVGVPVVTGPEKSDPASVVFDGMERAMAEQVDILMIDTAGRLQNKDNLMAELEKIGRIIKRSLPNAPHETLLALDASTGQNALVQAKEFSKITPLTGLVLTKLDGTARGGVVLAIRQELDIPVKLIGFGEKIDDIGEFNSESFMRGLLEGLV
- a CDS encoding MFS transporter, whose protein sequence is MKGRHNLLFIVASKCISKIGDIMFDFANNTFLAGLNPTSLSMVAIYQSLESMIGVLFNLFGGVIADSFKRKKIIITTNILCGIACITLSFISQEQWLVYAIVLTNIILAFMSAFSGPSYKAFTKEIVKKDHIAQLNSLLETTSTIIKVTIPMVAIFLYNILGIHGVLLLDGLSFLIAALLIFFIVPVNEEIVTKEKVTISGVFNDLKVGFKYVYSHKSIFIIIVLSALVNFFLAAYNLLLPYSNQMFGEISSGLYGTFLTAEAIGGFIGAILSGFVNKELSSKRLMLFLSLSGLMLMLATPFYIMFRNVIILAFSPALFSLFLSIFNIQFFSIVQRDVDSEFLGRVFGIIFTVAILFMPVGTGFFSVVLNPSNTFNLFIIGVCITMLSLVVGILFKKYNVN
- a CDS encoding D-alanine--D-alanine ligase family protein, yielding MKIMIISGGNSDENKISMLSGQSICKALKRLGHEVVIQQIPSLVTNSDIGSFLISNIEQYKKVDIVFIALHGGVGENGQLQSILDAFGIRYTGSGYIGSVLAMDKHITKALLNYHGIKTPNGILLSKEELESFSVTEHNLECPLIIKPNNNGSSFGVEIFNSIDEFYDIKENVTKFGQSFLIEEKIEGREFSVGIVGDMTLPPIEIIVEDGFYDFEHKYNGSTKEVVPALISKELETKIKEISKKVHKILRLDAYSRIDCIVDKNNDIYVIEANSLPGMTEYSLLPQEAAAVGISYEKLCEQIILESIKKYKL
- a CDS encoding Cof-type HAD-IIB family hydrolase — protein: MSIKLIALDLDGTLLTSDKRISAENKKALQAARDKGVYVVLTTGRPLKAIEQFLEELDLLGEGQYSITFNGGLVQENTGRILEQTGFSVDDVRAIREVTNQLELPLDAIHEGDVYSLDAAHESLYSSCNPLLHIIPTTDASLPEGLTYNKAVTAIDASFLDQQIAKLPAALYDRFEIFKSRDILLEWSPKGVHKANGLAKLIQHLGIDQSEVMACGDEENDLSMVKWAGLGVAMANASSTLKEVAKVVLPLTNDEHGIAWAIEQYVVSEE
- a CDS encoding Cof-type HAD-IIB family hydrolase, whose protein sequence is MIKKIIATDMDGTFLREDHQFNRERFCKILNQFHEKGYLFAAASGRSLLSLQDVFQGFEDEMAFIAENGSFVSYKGEVIFEDQPIAPEVYMDIVRKVEEGPYGSSSFVVLSGRNGAYLLTSAEQSYIDMISQFYLNTYLVSDFSEVTEDIVKVIATFPDGKLEAGQEWLNEQFDSVTAVTTGFESVDIILSDSHKAVGLYHLCEHFGVDVENVVAFGDNQNDLEMLDFAGTALATSNAKPEVKAVADAVIGHCNDEAVLAYMEEMLNEY